The proteins below are encoded in one region of Macaca nemestrina isolate mMacNem1 chromosome 10, mMacNem.hap1, whole genome shotgun sequence:
- the C10H12orf60 gene encoding uncharacterized protein C12orf60 homolog encodes MSSESEKDKERLIQAAKMFFFHVQDFASVTNTLTELFNRSMNTQILLMAVKNNSNIKDFFEQMLKIFKEMQSVVDAKHDKIQKESLGSKVAMAMYSVFQKGTNVEELHQSAKEVFKSAHTPVIISALNSSNILGSLESSLSHLMKFPIMNLQLSDFYTEDTKEQSDVTTSERSRSPDSSKTTMIDTLKKLQDALKTEDSKNPIESAADLLEQIVKAMGPILEILQKATKTMEMNISVFKKASDK; translated from the coding sequence ATGTCTTCAGAGTCAGAAAAGGATAAAGAGAGACTGATTCAAGCTGCCAAAATGTTCTTCTTTCATGTACAAGATTTTGCTTCTGTCACAAACACACTGACTGAGTTGTTTAACCGCAGTATGAATACTCAAATCCTTTTGATGGCTGTGAAAAACAATAGTAACATTAAGGATTTTTTTGAGCAAATGCTCAAAATTTTTAAGGAGATGCAATCTGTAGTGGATGCAAAACatgacaaaattcaaaaggaGTCTTTAGGTTCCAAGGTTGCAATGGCCATGTACTCTGTGTTTCAGAAGGGTACCAATGTAGAGGAGTTGCATCAGTCAGCTAAAGAAGTGTTCAAAAGTGCCCATACACCAGTCATCATCTCTGCGCTAAACAGCAGTAACATCCTTGGGAGTTTGGAATCTTCTCTTTCACACTTGATGAAATTCCCCATCATGAATCTTCAATTAAGTGACTTCTATACAGAAGACACCAAAGAGCAATCAGATGTCACCACATCTGAGAGAAGCAGGAGTCCAGATTCTTCCAAAACCACTATGATAGACACCTTGAAAAAGCTGCAGGATGCACTAAAAACTGAGGATTCCAAAAATCCCATAGAGTCAGCAGCAGATTTGTTGGAACAAATTGTCAAGGCTATGGGACCAATCTTAGAGATTCTCCAAAAAGCCACAAAGACTATGGAAATGAATATTTCTGTGTTTAAGAAAGCCAGTGACAAGTAG
- the LOC105481792 gene encoding single-pass membrane and coiled-coil domain-containing protein 3, which yields MAQSDFLYPENPKRRQEVNRLHQQLLDCLSDSFDVTNKLTEVLNTHLGCRLAFIEMKRDGTIKENCDIIIQAIMKIQKELQKVDEALKDKLEPTLYRKLQDIKERETEKIAIVQKVISVILGEATSAASAVAVKLVGSNITTGIINKLVTVLAQIGASLLGSIGVAVLGLGIDMIVRAILGAVEKTQLQAAIKSYEKHLVEFKSASEKYNHAITEVTNLVKHQMK from the coding sequence ATGGCCCAAAGTGACTTCCTCTACCCAGAGAACCCAAAGAGGCGGCAAGAAGTAAATCGTCTTCACCAACAGCTCCTTGATTGCTTATCTGACAGCTTCGATGTCACCAATAAGCTGACTGAGGTTCTAAATACGCACTTGGGGTGCAGGCTGGCCTTCATTGAGATGAAAAGAGATGGGACCATCAAAGAAAACTGTGATATCATCATCCAAGCCATTATGAAAATCCAAAAGGAATTGCAAAAGGTTGATGAAGCACTAAAAGACAAGCTAGAGCCAACCCTCTATAGAAAGCTTCAGGATATTAAGGAAAGGGAAACAGAGAAAATTGCAATAGTGCAAAAGGTTATTTCGGTCATCCTGGGAGAAGCTACATCTGCAGCCAGTGCAGTCGCTGTTAAACTTGTGGGCTCAAATATCACAACTGGCATAATTAACAAGCTGGTCACTGTGTTAGCTCAAATTGGTGCTTCTCTCCTTGGTAGTATTGGAGTTGCTGTTCTTGGCCTTGGCATAGATATGATTGTCCGTGCCATCCTGGGAGCAGTGGAAAAAACACAGCTTCAAGCAGCCATCAAAAGTTATGAGAAGCATCTGGTGGAATTCAAGTCAGCCTCAGAAAAATATAATCATGCCATTACTGAGGTCACCAATCTAGTGAAACACCAAATGAAATGA